In a genomic window of Croceibacterium sp. TMG7-5b_MA50:
- a CDS encoding inositol-3-phosphate synthase yields the protein MLSPDPRGIRVALVGVGNCASSLVQGLAHYRNGANDLTGLMHQDLGGYRPEDVRVVAAWDVDRRKVGQDVADAIFAKPNCTAVFCPQVERTGTIVQMGAVLDGVADHMANYPEDRTFMVADAPQPDRQAVIDALRESEADVLMNYLPVGSQKATEFYADCALEAGVAFVNNIPVFIASDPEWAERFRAAGVPIIGDDIKAQLGATIVHRVLTDLFAKRGVKLDRTYQLNTGGNTDFLNMLERSRLASKKESKTEAVQSVAATRMEDENIHVGPSDYVAWQNDNKVCFLRMEGQLFGGVPMNLELRLSVEDSPNSAGVAIDMIRCAKLARDRGLAGPVLPAAAFFCKHPPEQMPDDRAYAELETFIAAD from the coding sequence ATGCTTTCGCCTGATCCCCGCGGGATCCGTGTCGCACTCGTGGGCGTGGGCAATTGTGCCAGCTCCCTGGTGCAGGGCCTTGCCCATTACCGCAACGGCGCCAACGACCTGACCGGGCTGATGCACCAGGACCTTGGCGGCTACCGCCCGGAAGACGTGCGCGTTGTCGCCGCCTGGGACGTGGACCGGCGCAAGGTGGGGCAGGACGTGGCAGACGCGATCTTCGCCAAGCCGAACTGCACCGCCGTGTTCTGCCCGCAGGTGGAGCGGACCGGCACGATCGTGCAGATGGGCGCGGTGCTGGACGGCGTGGCCGACCACATGGCCAATTACCCGGAAGATCGCACCTTCATGGTCGCCGACGCGCCGCAGCCCGACCGGCAGGCGGTGATCGACGCCTTGCGTGAAAGCGAGGCGGACGTGCTGATGAACTATCTGCCGGTTGGTTCGCAGAAGGCGACCGAGTTCTACGCCGATTGCGCGCTGGAGGCGGGCGTCGCCTTCGTGAACAACATCCCGGTGTTCATCGCCAGCGATCCCGAGTGGGCGGAGCGTTTCCGGGCGGCGGGCGTGCCGATCATCGGCGACGACATCAAGGCGCAGCTGGGCGCCACCATCGTCCATCGAGTGCTGACGGACCTGTTCGCCAAGCGCGGTGTGAAGCTGGACCGCACGTATCAGCTCAACACCGGCGGCAATACCGACTTCCTCAACATGCTGGAACGCAGCCGGCTGGCCAGCAAGAAGGAGTCGAAGACCGAGGCTGTGCAATCCGTCGCAGCGACGCGGATGGAGGACGAGAACATCCATGTCGGCCCGTCCGACTACGTCGCGTGGCAGAACGACAACAAGGTCTGCTTCCTCAGGATGGAAGGCCAGCTGTTCGGCGGCGTGCCGATGAACCTGGAACTGCGCCTGTCCGTGGAGGACAGCCCCAATTCGGCCGGCGTCGCCATCGACATGATCCGCTGCGCCAAGCTGGCGCGCGACCGGGGCCTTGCCGGGCCGGTGCTGCCGGCGGCGGCGTTCTTCTGCAAGCATCCGCCCGAACAGATGCCAGACGATCGCGCCTACGCTGAACTCGAAACTTTCATTGCCGCGGACTGA
- the dprA gene encoding DNA-processing protein DprA has product MSLSQAEAFARIRLLRSPHIGPVSYRQLLGRFGTAESAIDALPDLARRGGRPYVAAPTDRIEREVAGIRRAGARYLFHDQPDYPRLLAEAPAAPPILTFRGRLALASQPAVAVVGARNASAAAVQIAREFGAALAAEGFAVVSGLARGIDGAAHEGAFPHTIGVIASGIDIAYPPQHRELQERIASDGLLIAEQPVGTEPRGSHFPSRNRIIAGLALGTLVVEAAPQSGSLITARLAGEYGREVMAIPGSPLEPRSAGANELIRDGAVLVQDPAQVAELLRRFDGTPRTTLAERQQPFTFAEEDAADAPPGDDIATLMSPAPVHVDELIRQSGQAAGAVQMALLELEIAGRLVRHEGGRVSLAG; this is encoded by the coding sequence ATGAGCCTGTCGCAGGCTGAGGCCTTTGCCCGCATCCGGCTGCTGCGCTCACCGCACATCGGGCCGGTCTCCTACCGTCAGCTGCTCGGCCGATTTGGCACGGCGGAATCGGCGATCGATGCCCTGCCCGATCTCGCCCGCCGCGGCGGCCGACCCTATGTCGCCGCCCCAACCGACCGGATTGAGCGGGAGGTGGCCGGTATCCGCCGTGCCGGTGCGCGCTACCTCTTCCACGACCAGCCCGACTATCCGCGCCTGCTGGCGGAGGCGCCCGCCGCCCCGCCGATCCTGACCTTCCGCGGTCGGCTGGCGCTCGCCTCTCAACCGGCGGTGGCGGTGGTCGGCGCGCGAAACGCCAGCGCCGCCGCCGTACAGATCGCGCGCGAGTTCGGCGCCGCGCTGGCGGCAGAAGGCTTTGCGGTGGTGTCAGGTCTGGCGCGCGGGATCGACGGCGCAGCGCATGAAGGCGCCTTCCCGCATACGATCGGCGTCATCGCAAGCGGCATCGACATCGCCTACCCGCCGCAGCATCGCGAGTTGCAGGAACGCATCGCCAGCGATGGCCTGCTGATCGCCGAACAGCCGGTGGGGACGGAGCCGCGCGGCAGCCACTTTCCCAGCCGTAACCGCATCATCGCCGGCCTGGCGCTCGGGACGCTGGTGGTCGAGGCGGCGCCGCAATCGGGCTCCCTTATCACCGCACGGCTGGCGGGCGAGTACGGGCGGGAGGTGATGGCCATTCCCGGCAGCCCGCTGGAACCGCGCAGCGCCGGAGCCAACGAACTGATCCGCGACGGCGCGGTGCTGGTGCAGGATCCGGCGCAGGTGGCCGAACTGCTCCGCCGGTTCGACGGCACGCCGCGCACTACCCTGGCAGAGCGGCAGCAGCCCTTCACCTTTGCGGAGGAGGATGCCGCAGACGCACCGCCGGGCGACGACATTGCCACGCTGATGAGCCCTGCCCCAGTCCATGTCGACGAACTGATCCGGCAGAGCGGGCAAGCCGCCGGCGCGGTGCAGATGGCGCTGCTGGAACTGGAGATCGCCGGCCGGCTGGTGCGGCACGAAGGAGGACGGGTGTCGCTCGCAGGCTAG
- a CDS encoding zinc-binding dehydrogenase yields MTDTMTAAVLAAPGTIELRNGVPLPQPAEGEVRIRLEGCGVCASNLEPWAGLEWMEYPREPGDLGHEGWGRVEAVGEGVTDLAIGDRVAALSYRSFAEADVVRADMAAKLPAALDGQPFPGEPLGCAFNIFRRSDIQPGQTVAIIGIGFLGAVLCHLASKAGARVIAISRRQESLDLARHYGAAEVIFMHDHYAIIDQIKALTQEAMCERVIECVGKQWPLDLAGELVGFGGRLVIAGYHQDGPRQVSMQMWNWKGIDVANAHERDPAVQMRGVREAIAAVADGSFDPAPLYTHRYSLGRLADALDATRDKPDGFVKALVML; encoded by the coding sequence ATGACCGACACGATGACAGCGGCCGTGCTCGCCGCGCCGGGCACGATTGAGCTGCGCAACGGCGTACCCTTGCCGCAGCCGGCCGAAGGTGAGGTCCGCATCCGGCTGGAAGGGTGCGGTGTGTGCGCCAGCAACCTGGAGCCCTGGGCTGGTCTTGAGTGGATGGAATATCCGCGAGAGCCGGGCGATCTGGGGCATGAGGGCTGGGGCAGGGTAGAGGCCGTGGGCGAGGGCGTGACCGACCTCGCCATCGGCGACCGGGTCGCGGCGCTCAGCTACCGCTCCTTCGCCGAGGCTGACGTGGTGCGCGCGGACATGGCGGCTAAGCTGCCGGCGGCGCTGGACGGCCAGCCATTCCCGGGCGAGCCGCTGGGCTGCGCGTTCAACATCTTCCGCCGCAGCGACATCCAGCCGGGACAGACGGTGGCGATCATCGGCATCGGCTTCCTGGGGGCGGTGCTGTGCCATCTGGCCAGCAAGGCCGGTGCGCGGGTGATCGCGATCAGCCGGCGGCAGGAATCGCTCGACCTCGCGCGTCACTATGGCGCGGCGGAGGTGATCTTCATGCACGATCACTATGCCATCATCGATCAGATCAAGGCGCTGACCCAGGAGGCGATGTGTGAGCGGGTGATCGAATGCGTCGGGAAGCAATGGCCGCTGGACCTGGCCGGCGAACTAGTCGGGTTCGGCGGGCGGCTGGTGATCGCCGGCTATCACCAGGACGGGCCGCGGCAGGTCAGCATGCAGATGTGGAACTGGAAGGGGATCGACGTCGCCAACGCGCATGAACGCGATCCCGCGGTGCAGATGCGCGGCGTGCGGGAGGCGATCGCCGCAGTGGCCGACGGCAGCTTCGACCCCGCGCCACTCTATACCCACCGCTACTCGCTGGGCCGGTTGGCCGATGCGCTGGATGCCACGCGGGACAAGCCTGACGGCTTCGTCAAAGCGCTGGTGATGTTGTGA
- a CDS encoding beta-xylosidase — MIEAVMLWNEPNNKSHWNPELDPDWSIYADTVIRAGRAIRAANPTLTRVLGGMSPIDPHWTNRMRAHGALEEVEVVAVHGFPLDWNLWPIHAWPDKIAEIEAVAPDKQIWATEVGVGSFGAEEVQVFGVEKTAELLVGRIPNVYWYSLFDLPQSWGAETRHREAEGSSYYRHFYMGLIREDGSPKPGLEAYRPHASRMGLMQWFHFHDPRLDDAVRIMRDLGVRKLRTGLSWADSFRPGAIDWFDRQMEALAEFDTLVTFCFTPEHLGLEAHHTSPAKEPQQFADWCQQMVERYAPAVTAPRIGVPA; from the coding sequence GTGATCGAAGCCGTGATGCTCTGGAACGAGCCCAACAATAAGTCGCACTGGAATCCGGAACTTGACCCGGACTGGTCGATCTATGCCGACACGGTGATCCGCGCCGGACGTGCGATCCGCGCTGCGAACCCGACGCTGACGCGCGTGCTGGGCGGCATGTCGCCGATCGATCCGCACTGGACCAACCGGATGCGCGCGCATGGCGCGCTGGAGGAGGTGGAGGTGGTCGCCGTCCATGGCTTCCCGCTCGACTGGAACCTGTGGCCGATCCATGCCTGGCCCGACAAGATTGCGGAGATCGAGGCCGTCGCGCCCGACAAGCAGATCTGGGCGACAGAGGTGGGCGTCGGCTCCTTCGGGGCGGAGGAGGTGCAGGTGTTCGGCGTCGAGAAGACGGCCGAGCTGCTGGTGGGCCGCATTCCCAACGTCTACTGGTATTCGCTGTTCGACCTGCCGCAGAGCTGGGGGGCGGAGACGCGCCACCGGGAGGCGGAAGGATCGAGCTATTACCGCCATTTCTACATGGGGCTGATCCGCGAAGACGGCAGCCCCAAGCCGGGGCTGGAGGCGTATCGCCCCCACGCCAGCCGGATGGGCCTGATGCAATGGTTCCACTTCCACGATCCCAGGCTGGACGATGCCGTGCGGATCATGCGCGACCTGGGCGTGCGCAAGCTGCGCACCGGCCTCAGCTGGGCGGACAGCTTCCGCCCCGGCGCGATCGACTGGTTCGACCGGCAGATGGAGGCGCTGGCGGAGTTCGACACGCTGGTCACGTTCTGCTTCACGCCCGAGCATCTGGGATTGGAAGCGCATCATACCAGTCCGGCGAAGGAACCCCAGCAATTCGCCGACTGGTGCCAGCAGATGGTGGAACGCTACGCCCCCGCAGTGACCGCGCCCCGGATCGGCGTGCCCGCATGA
- the murI gene encoding glutamate racemase, whose translation MQPSSDAPILLFDSGIGGLTVLAELRRLLPGAPVLYVADNAGLPYGEKTEAQIAARVAGLLGRLSERFAPRLITIACNTASTIALSSVRDVLQVPVVGTVPAIKPAAALTRTGTIGLLGTAATVRQAYVDQLEAEFAADKRLLRHAAPGLVQAAEARLRGVAVDESAIAAAVAGLRDQPGGDSIDTVVLACTHFPLLLDRLSQAFGAEVRFVDGAAGIARRIAHLLEDQSFIRKSPDRALFTGDHAGGAALEAALLSYGIEQNDRF comes from the coding sequence ATGCAGCCATCTTCAGACGCGCCCATCCTGTTGTTCGATTCCGGCATCGGCGGCCTGACGGTGCTGGCGGAGCTGCGCCGGCTGCTGCCCGGTGCACCGGTGCTGTATGTCGCGGACAACGCCGGGTTGCCCTATGGCGAGAAGACGGAGGCGCAGATCGCCGCGCGGGTAGCCGGCCTGCTGGGGCGGCTGTCCGAACGCTTCGCCCCGCGGCTCATCACCATCGCCTGCAACACCGCCAGCACCATCGCCCTCAGCTCCGTCAGGGACGTGTTGCAGGTGCCGGTGGTCGGCACGGTGCCCGCGATCAAGCCGGCGGCTGCGCTGACCCGCACAGGCACGATCGGCCTGCTGGGCACCGCTGCAACCGTGCGGCAGGCCTATGTCGATCAGTTGGAGGCTGAGTTCGCGGCGGACAAGCGCCTGCTCCGGCATGCAGCGCCCGGCCTGGTGCAGGCGGCGGAGGCACGCCTGCGCGGGGTGGCGGTGGACGAGAGCGCGATTGCCGCCGCAGTGGCGGGTCTGCGTGACCAGCCCGGCGGCGATTCGATCGACACGGTGGTGCTCGCCTGCACGCATTTCCCGTTGCTGCTGGACAGATTGTCCCAGGCATTTGGTGCGGAGGTGCGCTTCGTGGATGGTGCGGCCGGCATCGCCCGGCGCATCGCGCATCTGCTGGAAGATCAATCGTTCATCCGTAAATCACCCGATCGCGCCCTGTTTACTGGCGATCATGCTGGTGGAGCCGCGCTGGAGGCGGCGCTCTTGTCCTACGGCATCGAACAGAATGACCGATTTTAA
- a CDS encoding tRNA-binding protein, whose translation MQAKDQVDYAAFERLDIRIGTVVDVQPFPKARNPSWKVQVDFGELGTRWSSAQITAYTPEQLVGTQVCCVVNFAPRNIAGFLSEVLILGVTGDDGMIVLLSPRSPAPAGNPVH comes from the coding sequence ATGCAAGCCAAGGATCAGGTCGACTACGCCGCGTTCGAGCGGCTGGATATTCGCATCGGCACGGTCGTGGATGTCCAGCCATTCCCCAAGGCACGCAATCCGTCATGGAAGGTGCAGGTCGATTTCGGCGAGCTGGGCACCCGCTGGTCAAGCGCGCAGATCACCGCCTACACGCCCGAACAGCTTGTCGGCACGCAGGTCTGTTGCGTGGTCAACTTCGCACCTCGCAACATCGCGGGCTTCCTGTCGGAGGTGTTGATCCTGGGCGTGACCGGCGATGACGGGATGATCGTGCTGCTGTCGCCACGATCACCGGCGCCCGCGGGCAATCCCGTCCACTGA
- a CDS encoding NAD-dependent epimerase/dehydratase family protein, producing the protein MSAGEQTILVTGGAGFVGANLADRLATGGRRVRIYDSLNRPGVEANLDWLTGRHGDMIEPVIADIRDADRMMAATQGIDAAFHFAAQVAVTTSMADPRSDHDINIGGTFNLLEGVRANAPHAAVIFASTNKVYGDLTDLPMRPSPHGYHPDVPNMPFIGVAEDRPLDFHTPYGVSKGAADQYVLDYARSFGLRTAVLRMSCIYGQLQKGTEDQGWVAHFLIRAMQNQPITLFGDGYQVRDICDVRDTCDAYLAALDRIDAISGRAFNWGGGPDNAVSLLTVIDEIGSILGRQPEVRFDDWRPGDQRWYVSNTDRIDHALQLAPRHGWRQGLRDLAAWLSTQHSPAGQNPALQVAAL; encoded by the coding sequence ATGAGCGCGGGCGAACAGACCATTCTCGTCACTGGCGGCGCGGGTTTCGTCGGCGCCAACCTGGCGGACCGGCTGGCCACCGGGGGCCGGCGGGTGCGAATCTATGACTCGCTGAACCGTCCAGGAGTGGAGGCCAATCTCGACTGGCTGACCGGACGACATGGCGACATGATCGAACCGGTCATCGCCGACATCCGCGATGCCGACCGGATGATGGCTGCGACGCAGGGGATCGATGCCGCGTTCCACTTCGCCGCACAGGTGGCGGTGACCACCAGCATGGCCGATCCGCGCAGCGATCACGACATCAATATCGGCGGGACCTTCAACCTGCTGGAAGGGGTGCGTGCGAACGCTCCGCATGCGGCGGTGATCTTCGCCTCCACCAACAAGGTCTATGGCGATCTGACCGATCTGCCCATGCGGCCCAGCCCGCACGGCTACCACCCGGACGTGCCCAACATGCCCTTCATCGGCGTGGCGGAGGATCGGCCGCTGGACTTCCACACGCCCTATGGCGTCTCGAAGGGGGCGGCGGATCAATATGTGCTGGACTACGCCCGATCCTTCGGGTTGCGCACGGCTGTCCTCCGGATGAGCTGCATTTATGGTCAGTTGCAGAAGGGGACGGAGGATCAGGGATGGGTCGCCCATTTCCTGATCCGCGCCATGCAGAACCAGCCGATCACCCTGTTCGGTGACGGCTATCAGGTGCGCGATATCTGCGACGTGCGCGATACCTGCGACGCCTATCTGGCGGCGCTAGACCGCATCGACGCGATCAGCGGCCGCGCCTTCAACTGGGGCGGCGGGCCGGACAATGCCGTCAGCCTGCTGACCGTCATCGACGAGATCGGCAGCATCCTGGGCCGCCAGCCGGAGGTCCGCTTCGATGACTGGCGACCGGGTGACCAGCGCTGGTACGTGTCCAACACCGATCGCATCGACCATGCGTTGCAACTGGCGCCGCGCCATGGCTGGCGGCAAGGTCTGCGCGACCTCGCTGCATGGCTTTCCACGCAGCATTCCCCGGCCGGTCAGAACCCGGCGCTGCAGGTCGCCGCGCTTTGA
- a CDS encoding Gfo/Idh/MocA family oxidoreductase: MSRPRVGFLGTGWIGRHRMQAIVDTGMVEAAAICDPSDECVAEAQAIAPAAAAVPSLQAMLDLGLDGVVIASPSALHAAQSLEALGRGAAVFCQKPLGRDAGEVAAVIDAARHADRLLGVDLSYRHTAATEAMAGPIRSGELGTIYAVDLTFHNAYGPDKPWFYDRAQSGGGCVIDLGVHLIDLALWLLDFPAVENVTARLFAGGVPLARAPGQVEDFATARLDLATGTAVQLACSWNLPAGRDAVIEAAFYGTKGAVTFRNVAGSFYDFEAFRHYGTQAQPIANPPDDWGTRAAAAWARQLAQSPAFDPAAERLLDVTQVLDRIYAAG, translated from the coding sequence GTGAGTCGGCCTCGGGTTGGCTTCCTCGGCACCGGCTGGATCGGCCGACACCGGATGCAGGCGATCGTCGATACCGGCATGGTAGAGGCGGCAGCGATCTGCGATCCGTCGGACGAATGTGTGGCGGAGGCGCAGGCCATCGCGCCAGCCGCAGCGGCGGTGCCGTCATTGCAGGCGATGCTCGACCTGGGGCTGGACGGGGTGGTGATCGCCAGCCCTTCCGCGCTTCACGCCGCGCAATCACTGGAGGCGTTGGGCCGCGGCGCGGCGGTGTTCTGCCAGAAGCCGCTGGGCCGCGATGCCGGTGAAGTGGCGGCGGTGATCGACGCCGCGCGCCATGCCGACCGCCTGCTGGGCGTGGACCTGTCCTACCGCCATACCGCCGCGACGGAGGCAATGGCCGGCCCGATCCGCAGCGGCGAGCTCGGCACGATCTACGCCGTCGATCTCACCTTTCACAACGCTTACGGCCCGGACAAGCCTTGGTTCTACGACCGGGCGCAATCGGGTGGCGGCTGCGTCATCGACCTCGGGGTACACCTGATCGACCTTGCGCTGTGGCTGCTTGACTTTCCGGCGGTGGAGAATGTCACCGCGCGGCTATTCGCGGGCGGCGTGCCGCTGGCGCGCGCGCCGGGGCAGGTGGAGGATTTCGCCACAGCCCGGCTGGACCTAGCCACCGGCACTGCGGTGCAGCTCGCCTGTTCGTGGAATCTGCCTGCCGGACGCGACGCGGTGATCGAGGCGGCGTTCTACGGCACCAAAGGCGCCGTGACTTTCCGCAATGTCGCGGGCAGCTTCTACGATTTCGAGGCGTTCCGCCATTACGGTACGCAGGCGCAGCCGATTGCCAACCCGCCTGATGATTGGGGCACTCGCGCCGCTGCAGCGTGGGCCAGGCAACTGGCGCAGAGCCCTGCCTTCGATCCCGCGGCCGAGCGTCTGCTGGATGTGACCCAGGTGCTGGACCGCATCTACGCCGCGGGTTAG
- a CDS encoding TIGR04290 family methyltransferase — MSDRVAELLRAPDTLQAEVDRLGPWFQNLHLPHGVQTAPDHFLPDYPASKFAGFAAALPDDLHGATVLDIGCNAGFYSFEFKKRGAGRVVGIDSDEHYLAQARFAAAAQGYTDVEFRNLSVYDVGALGEKFDWVIFMGVLYHLRHPLLALDLIREHVAGDAMLFQTMQQGGEAEIAVPEDHPFHVPGTWDPPAYFDDPGYPRMHFIEQRFASDWTNWWAPNMACSKAMLRAAGFTIEAQPEPEVYVCRVADVPYSQYGPAAVYPAKGTPA, encoded by the coding sequence ATGAGCGATCGCGTCGCCGAACTGCTGCGCGCGCCCGATACGCTGCAGGCGGAGGTCGACCGCCTTGGCCCCTGGTTCCAGAACCTGCATCTGCCGCATGGCGTGCAGACCGCGCCCGATCATTTCCTGCCTGATTACCCGGCCAGCAAGTTCGCCGGCTTCGCCGCGGCGCTGCCCGATGACCTGCACGGCGCTACGGTGCTCGACATCGGGTGCAATGCCGGGTTCTACTCCTTCGAGTTCAAGAAGCGCGGCGCGGGCCGGGTGGTCGGCATCGACAGTGACGAACACTATCTGGCGCAGGCGCGCTTCGCCGCGGCGGCGCAGGGCTACACCGATGTCGAGTTCCGCAACCTTTCCGTCTACGATGTGGGTGCGCTGGGCGAGAAGTTCGACTGGGTCATCTTCATGGGCGTGCTGTATCACCTGCGGCACCCGCTGCTGGCGTTGGACCTGATCCGCGAACACGTCGCAGGCGATGCCATGCTGTTCCAGACCATGCAGCAGGGCGGGGAGGCGGAGATCGCCGTGCCGGAGGATCACCCATTCCATGTGCCGGGCACCTGGGATCCACCGGCCTATTTCGACGATCCCGGCTATCCCCGGATGCACTTCATCGAGCAGCGCTTCGCCAGCGACTGGACGAATTGGTGGGCGCCCAACATGGCCTGTAGCAAGGCGATGCTGCGCGCCGCGGGCTTCACGATCGAGGCGCAGCCTGAACCCGAAGTCTATGTCTGCCGCGTGGCCGATGTGCCGTACAGCCAGTATGGCCCGGCGGCGGTCTATCCAGCCAAAGGTACGCCAGCGTGA
- a CDS encoding SDR family NAD(P)-dependent oxidoreductase, translating into MSELVLVTGGAGFIGRFVCDELLRRGNRVRVLDSLIEQVHGPDSGRPDSLNREAEFIRADVRDADQVAKALNGVDSVIHLAAEVGVGQSMYEVERYTSTNDVGTAVLFEKLIDQPVRRVVTASSMSIYGEGLYRDADGTLVEDAARKPLRDGQANWEPVDTHGRPLAPVATPEWKRPALSSIYALNKYVQERTTHIMGDPYGIESVCLRLFNVYGPGQALSNPYTGVLAIFASRLLNGQPPMIFEDGEQRRDFVHVSDVARAFADALVLPEAVGGTFNIGSGQDRSVREVAHDLARAMNRNSVEAEIVGKARTGDIRHCFCDTSLSEQKLGFAARADFVEGLAELAEWVGQQTAVDSVAKARSELEARGLVA; encoded by the coding sequence TTGAGCGAACTGGTACTGGTCACCGGTGGTGCGGGTTTCATCGGCCGCTTCGTGTGTGATGAATTGCTGCGCCGGGGCAACCGGGTGCGCGTGCTCGACAGCCTGATCGAACAGGTCCACGGCCCCGACAGCGGCCGGCCCGACAGCCTCAATCGGGAGGCGGAGTTCATTCGGGCAGACGTGCGCGACGCGGATCAGGTGGCAAAGGCGCTGAACGGCGTCGACAGCGTGATCCACCTGGCTGCCGAGGTCGGCGTGGGTCAGTCGATGTACGAGGTGGAACGCTACACCTCCACCAACGATGTTGGCACCGCAGTCCTGTTTGAGAAGCTGATCGACCAGCCGGTGCGCCGCGTCGTCACCGCCAGCTCTATGAGCATCTATGGCGAAGGCCTGTATCGCGACGCCGACGGTACGCTGGTGGAGGATGCCGCCAGGAAGCCGCTGCGCGACGGGCAGGCGAACTGGGAGCCGGTGGATACGCACGGTCGCCCGCTGGCGCCGGTCGCGACGCCCGAATGGAAGCGGCCCGCCCTTTCCTCCATCTATGCGCTGAACAAGTATGTGCAGGAACGCACCACCCACATCATGGGCGACCCATACGGGATCGAGAGCGTGTGCCTGCGCCTGTTCAACGTCTACGGCCCGGGTCAGGCACTGTCGAATCCCTATACCGGCGTGCTGGCGATCTTCGCCTCCCGCCTGCTGAACGGCCAGCCGCCGATGATCTTCGAAGATGGGGAGCAGCGCCGCGACTTCGTGCATGTCAGCGACGTCGCCCGCGCCTTCGCCGATGCCCTGGTCCTGCCGGAAGCGGTCGGCGGCACGTTCAATATCGGATCAGGGCAGGATCGTTCGGTGCGGGAGGTCGCGCATGACCTCGCCCGCGCGATGAACCGCAATTCCGTCGAGGCGGAGATCGTCGGCAAGGCCCGCACCGGCGACATCCGCCATTGCTTCTGCGATACCAGCCTGTCCGAACAGAAGCTGGGCTTCGCAGCCCGCGCCGACTTCGTGGAAGGGCTGGCCGAACTTGCCGAATGGGTGGGGCAGCAGACCGCGGTGGACAGCGTGGCGAAGGCGCGCAGCGAACTGGAAGCCCGCGGGCTCGTCGCATGA
- the plsY gene encoding glycerol-3-phosphate 1-O-acyltransferase PlsY, with translation MTLPLGTTALLALLLGYFFGSIPFGLLLVRAAGRGDVRDVGSGNIGATNVLRAAGKGIAAATLVLDALKGWAAIAAAMLLWGAGEDWAALGAFLGHCFPVWLGFKGGKGVATLIGIALGLHWTIGLAVIVTWLAVAKLSRISSLGGMAAAVAAPLAALAFGYTIYLPVLAALLVITLLRHRANIARLMDGTEPRIGSKG, from the coding sequence ATGACGCTGCCCCTTGGTACCACGGCCCTGCTCGCCTTGCTGCTCGGCTATTTCTTCGGATCCATCCCGTTTGGCCTGCTGCTGGTGCGTGCCGCCGGCAGGGGCGATGTGCGCGATGTCGGATCCGGCAATATCGGCGCCACCAACGTGCTGCGTGCCGCGGGCAAGGGGATCGCGGCCGCCACACTGGTGCTGGACGCGCTGAAGGGCTGGGCCGCGATCGCCGCCGCCATGCTGTTGTGGGGCGCGGGGGAGGACTGGGCGGCGCTGGGTGCGTTCCTGGGCCATTGCTTCCCTGTCTGGCTGGGGTTCAAGGGAGGCAAGGGCGTGGCGACGCTGATCGGCATCGCGCTGGGCCTGCACTGGACCATCGGCCTGGCGGTGATCGTCACCTGGCTGGCCGTCGCCAAGCTGTCGCGCATCAGCAGCCTGGGCGGCATGGCCGCTGCGGTTGCCGCACCGCTGGCGGCGCTCGCTTTCGGCTACACGATCTACCTGCCGGTGCTGGCCGCGCTGCTGGTCATTACCTTGCTGCGCCACCGCGCCAACATCGCCCGCCTGATGGACGGGACGGAGCCGCGCATCGGCAGCAAGGGATGA